In the Streptomyces sp. cg36 genome, one interval contains:
- the cobG gene encoding precorrin-3B synthase, whose product MPMAAPPPSPQAAPVARDRGDACPGTLRLHAADDGALARVRIPGGVLTVGQARALGAAALRLGDGELHLTSRGNVQLRGLGQTCGAELAELLTAAGLLPSPAHERVRNIVASPLSGLDGNGLRDVRTWLTELDAALCTNAAARELSGRFLFALDDGRGDVAHLDADVTVRALGEGAHLVPGSVAVAPEDAARAALAAAEAFLAAASAGGTRAWRMSELGLSQDELDALVRRRLTEAGIGHLAHDALPSHSGPAEGPAPGTVANGLSVHVPLGRFSAAQWREVTRTARTEVRLTPWRGVVVPLPGLPAAEADGLLARLHSVGLVTDPASPWPRVGACVGRPGCAKAHADVRADAARTLDAAAGPGLPLYWSGCERRCGRPRGAHADVVAAAGGGYRVALAGAGGPARTVEADTPSQVSAALAAITP is encoded by the coding sequence ATGCCCATGGCCGCCCCTCCTCCATCACCCCAGGCCGCACCGGTCGCGCGGGACCGTGGTGACGCCTGCCCGGGCACCCTGCGGCTGCACGCGGCGGACGACGGCGCACTGGCCCGGGTGCGGATACCCGGCGGCGTGCTGACCGTCGGTCAGGCCCGTGCGCTGGGCGCTGCCGCGCTGCGGCTGGGCGACGGCGAGCTGCATCTCACCTCGCGCGGGAACGTCCAGTTGCGGGGTCTCGGGCAGACGTGCGGGGCCGAACTCGCGGAGCTCCTCACGGCGGCCGGGCTGCTGCCCTCGCCCGCACACGAGCGGGTGCGCAACATCGTGGCCTCGCCCCTGTCGGGCCTGGACGGCAACGGGCTGCGGGACGTGCGGACCTGGCTGACGGAGCTGGACGCGGCGCTGTGCACGAACGCGGCGGCGCGGGAGCTTTCGGGCCGCTTCCTCTTCGCGCTGGACGACGGGCGGGGTGATGTGGCCCACCTCGACGCCGACGTCACGGTGCGGGCGCTCGGCGAGGGCGCGCACCTCGTCCCGGGCTCGGTCGCGGTGGCGCCCGAGGACGCGGCGCGAGCGGCCCTGGCCGCCGCGGAGGCGTTCCTGGCCGCGGCGAGCGCCGGCGGAACACGCGCCTGGCGGATGTCCGAACTCGGCCTGTCCCAGGACGAACTGGACGCCCTGGTCCGCCGCCGCCTGACCGAGGCGGGCATCGGACACCTCGCCCACGACGCCCTTCCCTCCCACAGCGGCCCCGCCGAAGGTCCCGCGCCCGGAACCGTCGCGAACGGCCTGTCCGTACATGTCCCCCTCGGACGGTTCTCGGCCGCCCAGTGGCGGGAGGTGACGCGGACCGCCCGCACCGAGGTGCGGCTGACCCCGTGGCGCGGCGTCGTCGTCCCCCTCCCCGGGCTGCCCGCCGCCGAGGCGGACGGCCTGCTGGCCCGCCTCCACTCCGTCGGCCTGGTCACCGACCCCGCCTCCCCCTGGCCGCGCGTCGGCGCCTGCGTCGGGCGCCCGGGCTGCGCCAAGGCGCACGCCGACGTACGCGCCGACGCCGCCCGCACCCTCGACGCGGCGGCCGGCCCGGGGCTCCCGCTGTACTGGTCCGGCTGCGAACGCCGCTGCGGCCGTCCGCGCGGCGCCCACGCGGACGTGGTCGCGGCGGCGGGCGGCGGCTACCGGGTGGCGCTCGCCGGTGCGGGCGGGCCCGCGCGCACCGTGGAAGCCGACACCCCCTCCCAAGTCAGCGCCGCCCTGGCGGCGATCACCCCATGA
- a CDS encoding cobalt-precorrin-6A reductase codes for MHVLILGGTTEARRLAELLHGAPGLVVTSSLAGRVASPRLPPGEVRVGGFGGADGLAAWLRENRVDAVVDATHPFAAAMSFHAARAAATARVPLLALRRPGWVPVEGDRWHEAASLEEAARALPALGRRVFLTTGRMGLAAFAALDDLWFLVRSVDAPEPPRPRQTQVLLDRGPFTLEGERELLLRHRVDVVVTKDSGGAATAPKLTAAREAGLPVVVVRRPPVPGDVPVVPDPEAAARWVAGLGG; via the coding sequence ATGCACGTACTGATTCTCGGCGGAACCACGGAGGCGCGCCGTCTGGCCGAACTGCTCCACGGCGCGCCCGGACTGGTGGTGACCAGTTCACTGGCCGGCCGGGTCGCCAGCCCCCGGCTGCCCCCGGGCGAGGTGCGCGTCGGCGGGTTCGGCGGGGCGGACGGCCTCGCCGCGTGGCTGCGGGAGAACCGGGTCGACGCGGTGGTCGACGCCACCCACCCGTTCGCCGCGGCGATGAGCTTCCACGCGGCGCGCGCCGCCGCCACCGCCCGTGTTCCCCTGCTCGCCCTGCGGCGCCCCGGCTGGGTCCCGGTCGAGGGCGACCGCTGGCACGAGGCCGCCTCGCTGGAGGAGGCGGCGCGGGCGCTGCCCGCACTGGGCCGCCGCGTCTTCCTGACCACCGGACGCATGGGCCTCGCCGCCTTCGCCGCCCTGGACGACCTGTGGTTCCTCGTACGGTCCGTGGACGCGCCCGAGCCGCCCCGGCCGCGGCAGACGCAGGTGCTGCTCGACCGGGGCCCCTTCACCCTCGAAGGGGAACGCGAGCTGCTGCTGCGCCACCGCGTCGACGTGGTGGTGACCAAGGACAGCGGCGGCGCGGCCACCGCGCCCAAGCTGACGGCCGCGCGCGAGGCCGGACTGCCCGTGGTCGTGGTCCGCAGGCCCCCGGTCCCCGGGGACGTGCCCGTGGTGCCCGACCCCGAAGCGGCGGCCCGGTGGGTCGCCGGACTCGGGGGCTAG
- a CDS encoding precorrin-8X methylmutase, with amino-acid sequence MSRKPTESSEKNAVTTHVYEKDGAAIYRQSFATIRAEADLAGLPADVSQTAVRMIHACGMVDLVRDLSYTPGVVARAREALRAGAPIFCDVQMVASGVTRKRLPADNDVLCTLSDPSVPELAARMGTTRSAAALELWRDRLEGSVVAVGNAPTALFRLLEMIEEGAPRPAAVIGVPVGFIGAAESKDALAAHPSGLEHLVVRGRRGGSAIAAAALNAIASEEE; translated from the coding sequence ATGAGCCGTAAGCCGACCGAGAGCAGCGAGAAGAACGCCGTGACCACGCATGTCTACGAGAAGGACGGGGCGGCCATCTACCGCCAGTCCTTCGCCACCATCCGCGCGGAAGCGGACCTCGCGGGACTGCCCGCCGACGTCAGCCAGACCGCAGTCCGCATGATCCACGCCTGCGGGATGGTCGACCTCGTACGGGACCTGTCCTACACCCCCGGTGTGGTGGCCCGGGCCCGTGAGGCCCTGCGGGCCGGTGCGCCGATCTTCTGCGACGTGCAGATGGTGGCCAGCGGGGTCACCCGCAAGCGGCTGCCCGCCGACAACGACGTGCTCTGCACGCTCTCCGACCCGTCGGTGCCGGAGCTGGCGGCCAGGATGGGCACCACGCGCAGCGCCGCCGCGCTGGAGCTGTGGCGCGACCGGCTGGAGGGTTCGGTCGTCGCCGTCGGCAACGCGCCCACCGCCCTCTTCCGCCTCCTGGAGATGATCGAGGAGGGCGCGCCGCGCCCCGCCGCCGTCATCGGCGTCCCGGTCGGCTTCATCGGCGCTGCCGAGTCCAAGGACGCGCTGGCCGCGCACCCGTCCGGTCTGGAGCACCTGGTGGTGCGGGGACGCCGGGGCGGCAGCGCCATCGCCGCCGCCGCGCTCAACGCGATCGCGAGCGAGGAAGAGTGA
- a CDS encoding precorrin-2 C(20)-methyltransferase: MSGKLYGVGLGPGDPSLMTVRAVEVIAEADVIAYHSARHGRSIARSIAAGHIRADHVEEPLVYPVTTETTDHPGGYKGAMEEFYAEASERLAAHLAAGRTVAVLAEGDPLFYGSYMHMHKRLVDRFPTEVIPGVTSVSAAAARLGTPLVEGEEVLTILPGTLPEEELTARLAATDCAVVMKLGRTYPKVRRALADSDRLAEARYVERATMAGERLGALADIDADSVPYFSVAVLPSRVDAEPVARERGEVVVVGTGPAGPLWLTPQTRGALAAVDDLVGYTTYLDRVPVRPGQRRHGSDNRVESERAEFALQLARSGRRVAVVSGGDPGVFAMATAVLEVAAQDAYKDVPVRVLPGVTAAHAAAARAGAPLGHDYATISLSDRLKPWDVIAGRLRAAASADLALALYNPGSRSRTWQVGKAKEVLLEHRAPDTPVVVARDVGGSGERVRTVPLGELDPAEVDMRTILLVGSSQTCTARRGDGEEIVWTPRRYPQA, encoded by the coding sequence GTGAGCGGCAAGCTGTACGGAGTGGGACTCGGTCCGGGCGACCCGTCCCTGATGACGGTACGGGCGGTCGAGGTCATCGCCGAGGCCGACGTCATCGCGTACCACAGCGCCCGGCACGGCCGCTCGATCGCCCGCTCGATCGCGGCCGGGCACATCCGCGCCGACCACGTCGAGGAGCCGCTGGTCTACCCGGTCACCACGGAGACCACCGACCACCCGGGCGGCTACAAGGGCGCGATGGAGGAGTTCTACGCGGAGGCGTCCGAGCGGCTCGCCGCGCACCTGGCCGCCGGGCGCACGGTCGCGGTGCTCGCGGAGGGCGACCCGCTCTTCTACGGCTCCTACATGCACATGCACAAGCGGCTCGTCGACCGCTTCCCGACCGAGGTGATCCCCGGGGTCACCTCGGTGAGCGCGGCGGCGGCCCGTCTCGGCACTCCCCTGGTGGAGGGCGAGGAGGTCCTGACGATCCTGCCGGGCACGCTGCCCGAGGAGGAGCTGACCGCCCGGCTGGCCGCGACGGACTGCGCCGTGGTCATGAAGCTGGGCCGGACCTACCCCAAGGTCCGCCGGGCGCTGGCCGATTCGGACCGGCTGGCCGAGGCGCGGTACGTCGAGCGCGCCACCATGGCCGGGGAGCGCCTCGGCGCGCTCGCCGACATCGACGCCGACTCGGTGCCGTACTTCTCGGTGGCCGTGCTGCCCAGCCGGGTCGACGCGGAGCCGGTGGCGCGCGAGCGCGGGGAGGTCGTGGTCGTCGGCACCGGTCCGGCCGGGCCGCTGTGGCTGACCCCCCAGACGCGCGGCGCCCTGGCCGCCGTCGACGACCTGGTCGGCTACACCACCTACCTGGACCGCGTGCCCGTACGGCCGGGCCAGCGGCGCCACGGCTCGGACAACCGGGTCGAGTCCGAGCGCGCCGAGTTCGCGCTCCAACTCGCCCGGAGCGGGCGGCGGGTGGCCGTGGTCTCCGGCGGTGACCCGGGGGTCTTCGCGATGGCCACGGCGGTCCTGGAGGTCGCCGCGCAGGACGCGTACAAGGACGTGCCGGTGCGGGTCCTGCCGGGGGTGACCGCGGCCCACGCGGCGGCGGCCCGCGCGGGTGCTCCGCTCGGCCACGACTACGCGACCATCTCCCTGTCGGACCGGCTCAAGCCGTGGGACGTCATAGCCGGGCGGCTGCGCGCGGCGGCCTCGGCGGACCTGGCGCTCGCCCTGTACAACCCCGGCTCGCGCAGCCGCACCTGGCAGGTCGGCAAGGCCAAGGAGGTGCTCCTTGAGCACCGGGCGCCGGACACCCCGGTCGTGGTCGCGCGGGACGTGGGCGGCTCCGGCGAGCGCGTGCGGACGGTGCCGCTGGGCGAGCTGGATCCGGCTGAGGTCGACATGCGCACGATCCTGCTGGTCGGCTCCTCCCAGACGTGCACGGCCCGGCGGGGCGACGGCGAGGAGATCGTCTGGACCCCGCGCCGCTATCCGCAGGCGTGA